In Bradyrhizobium sp. CCBAU 051011, the following are encoded in one genomic region:
- a CDS encoding ABC transporter ATP-binding protein, with amino-acid sequence MHEPAGRFGDDVILSVEDLAVHFPVGGGLLGGGRRLLRAVDGIDLELKRGECLGLVGESGCGKSTVALSILGLQMPTRGRIVLDGQVVTGRQSGDRKALARIVQIVFQDPYASLNPRQTVRRTLEAPLRLHGVTAKSEIEERVATMLRHVGLRPEQAGRYPHEFSGGQRQRIGIARALILNPKIVICDEPVSALDVSIRAQIINLLLELKETLGLSYIMISHDLGVVEHMSDRVAVMYLGRIVETGDWREIFERPAHPYTRTLIAAIPDPLRHAPLATTKGELPNPLSPPEGCAFSPRCRYAEAVCHREPVPPLETRPDGHSVRCWRADEIAGQTALASH; translated from the coding sequence ATGCATGAGCCTGCGGGAAGATTTGGTGACGATGTCATCCTCAGCGTGGAGGATCTCGCGGTCCATTTTCCGGTTGGTGGCGGCTTGCTGGGCGGCGGCCGGCGGCTGTTGCGCGCGGTCGACGGCATCGATCTCGAACTGAAGCGCGGTGAATGCCTTGGTCTCGTTGGCGAGTCCGGTTGTGGCAAATCCACTGTCGCGCTTTCGATACTTGGCCTGCAGATGCCGACGCGAGGCCGCATCGTGCTGGACGGGCAGGTCGTGACGGGCCGGCAGTCGGGCGATCGCAAAGCATTGGCCCGCATCGTACAAATCGTGTTTCAGGATCCCTACGCCTCCCTCAATCCACGTCAGACCGTTCGTCGCACGCTTGAAGCCCCGTTGCGCCTGCATGGTGTGACGGCCAAAAGCGAGATCGAGGAACGCGTCGCGACGATGCTCAGGCACGTGGGCCTCCGGCCCGAACAAGCTGGCCGCTACCCGCATGAATTCTCGGGAGGCCAGCGTCAGCGCATCGGCATCGCTCGCGCGCTGATCCTCAATCCCAAGATTGTCATCTGCGACGAACCTGTATCGGCGCTGGATGTCTCTATCCGTGCCCAGATCATCAATCTGCTGCTGGAATTGAAGGAAACTCTCGGCCTCTCCTACATCATGATCAGCCACGACCTCGGCGTTGTCGAGCACATGAGCGACAGGGTCGCCGTCATGTATCTCGGCCGCATTGTCGAGACAGGCGACTGGCGCGAAATCTTCGAACGGCCGGCGCACCCGTATACGCGAACCCTTATCGCCGCCATTCCCGATCCGCTACGCCATGCACCGCTCGCGACGACAAAGGGCGAGCTTCCCAATCCGCTCAGTCCGCCAGAGGGATGTGCGTTCAGTCCGCGCTGTCGTTACGCGGAAGCCGTGTGCCATCGTGAGCCTGTGCCGCCGCTTGAAACGCGGCCTGACGGGCACTCGGTCCGCTGCTGGCGAGCCGACGAGATTGCCGGTCAGACGGCGTTGGCCTCACACTAA
- a CDS encoding cytochrome c, which translates to MRIPFVIVASLAIVWPWLPTASFAQQSIPAGAANPLPQAEASPDDIEGGKMFATTCGFCHVDGGRHAGKGPKLSKSERSDEYIIERIKKGKAGAMPAYGGVFSDGQIIAILAYIRGLDD; encoded by the coding sequence ATGCGAATACCGTTCGTAATTGTTGCTTCCCTGGCCATCGTCTGGCCATGGCTGCCGACCGCCTCGTTTGCCCAACAGTCCATCCCAGCGGGCGCTGCAAATCCGCTGCCGCAAGCCGAAGCCTCGCCGGACGACATCGAAGGCGGGAAAATGTTCGCAACCACCTGCGGCTTTTGTCACGTGGATGGCGGCCGCCATGCTGGCAAAGGTCCGAAGCTGTCGAAGTCCGAGCGTAGCGACGAGTACATCATCGAGCGTATCAAGAAGGGTAAGGCGGGCGCCATGCCCGCGTATGGCGGGGTGTTCAGTGACGGCCAGATCATCGCCATCCTGGCCTACATTCGAGGCCTCGATGACTAG
- a CDS encoding ABC transporter ATP-binding protein, with amino-acid sequence MTGPPLIEVEDLRIDLDVGSSHVAAVEDVSFRIDRGETFGLVGESGSGKSITALALIGLLRQPLSIGAGAIRFEGREIQGLPAAEQRALRGHRIAMIFQEPMTALNPVSPVGRQIAEMFVLHKGKSWREANQLAVEALASVRVPAPERRVNDYPHQLSGGMRQRVMIAIALACGPDLLIADEPTTALDVTVQAEIIELMRNLCAERGTAILMISHDLGLVANVCRRVAVMYAGRIVEERGSADIFRACAHPYTQGLVDSLPRLGSRAALGRTRLREIAGVVPAIADFPSGCRFNPRCTRATDICRTTAPETTLLGAGGFVRCHHHA; translated from the coding sequence ATGACGGGCCCTCCCCTGATCGAAGTCGAAGATCTGCGCATCGATCTCGATGTCGGATCGAGCCATGTTGCGGCGGTCGAGGATGTTTCGTTCCGCATCGATCGTGGCGAGACATTCGGCCTTGTCGGCGAATCCGGCAGCGGCAAGAGTATTACGGCGCTCGCGCTGATCGGCCTGTTGCGCCAGCCGCTTTCGATCGGCGCCGGCGCCATACGATTTGAGGGCCGGGAGATCCAGGGACTACCGGCGGCCGAGCAACGCGCGCTGCGCGGCCATCGCATCGCCATGATCTTCCAGGAGCCGATGACGGCGCTTAATCCGGTCTCGCCCGTTGGCCGGCAGATCGCCGAAATGTTCGTGCTGCACAAGGGCAAGAGCTGGCGGGAAGCAAACCAACTGGCCGTCGAGGCGCTCGCGAGCGTCCGCGTCCCTGCACCCGAGCGGCGGGTGAACGATTACCCGCACCAGCTTTCGGGCGGCATGCGTCAACGCGTGATGATCGCCATCGCACTCGCATGTGGGCCTGATCTTCTGATCGCCGACGAGCCGACAACCGCGCTCGACGTGACGGTGCAAGCGGAGATCATCGAGCTGATGCGGAATTTATGCGCCGAAAGAGGTACGGCTATTTTGATGATCAGCCACGATCTGGGCCTGGTTGCCAATGTCTGCCGCCGCGTCGCCGTCATGTATGCCGGTCGCATTGTCGAGGAGCGCGGCTCGGCCGATATCTTCCGCGCATGCGCGCATCCCTATACGCAAGGCCTGGTCGACTCGCTGCCGCGGCTGGGGAGTCGCGCAGCACTGGGCCGAACGCGGCTCAGGGAGATCGCGGGCGTCGTGCCGGCAATCGCGGATTTCCCGAGCGGCTGCCGGTTCAATCCGCGTTGCACGCGGGCGACCGACATTTGCCGGACCACCGCGCCGGAGACGACGTTGCTCGGTGCAGGCGGATTCGTCAGGTGCCATCACCATGCATGA
- a CDS encoding ABC transporter permease, which produces MKLGASLIIGGALFALAIFVGLFAPWLAHTDPVMDANLMNAEEPPSWIWWFGTDAQGRDIYSRVVHGARISLTVGIVSQLVNSVIGVTLGLTAGYWGGWWDDFVNGLTNLMLAIPSLIFALAIMAVLGPGLTSLLIALGLTNWSFTCRIARASTLSLKSQGYVQAARVLGYGDLRIMITQLLPNMLGPIIVIGTLGMGGAVLAEAALSFLGLGIRPPYPSWGSMLSEARDQITTAPWLSIFPGLAIFLTVLGLNLLGDGLRDILDPQSRSRRT; this is translated from the coding sequence ATGAAGCTCGGAGCCAGTCTCATCATCGGCGGGGCGTTGTTCGCGCTTGCGATCTTCGTCGGCCTGTTCGCGCCCTGGCTGGCGCATACCGATCCTGTCATGGACGCCAATCTCATGAATGCGGAAGAGCCGCCGAGCTGGATCTGGTGGTTCGGCACCGATGCGCAGGGCCGCGACATTTACTCCCGCGTCGTGCACGGCGCGCGGATCTCGCTGACGGTCGGCATCGTCTCGCAGTTGGTCAACAGCGTCATCGGCGTGACGCTGGGCCTGACCGCGGGTTATTGGGGCGGCTGGTGGGACGACTTCGTCAATGGGCTGACCAACCTCATGCTCGCGATCCCCTCGCTGATCTTCGCGCTTGCCATCATGGCGGTGCTTGGACCCGGCCTGACCAGCCTGCTGATCGCGCTCGGGCTGACCAACTGGTCGTTCACTTGCCGGATCGCACGTGCCTCGACGCTCTCGCTCAAGAGCCAGGGCTATGTGCAGGCCGCAAGGGTGCTCGGCTACGGCGATTTGCGCATCATGATCACACAGCTGCTGCCGAACATGCTGGGACCCATCATTGTGATCGGCACGCTGGGCATGGGCGGCGCGGTATTGGCCGAAGCCGCACTTTCGTTCCTTGGCCTCGGAATCCGCCCGCCCTATCCAAGCTGGGGCAGCATGCTGTCGGAGGCCCGCGACCAGATCACAACGGCGCCGTGGCTCTCGATTTTCCCGGGCCTCGCCATATTCCTGACGGTGCTCGGCCTCAATCTGCTCGGCGATGGCTTGCGTGACATTCTCGATCCACAGTCGCGGAGCCGGCGCACATGA
- a CDS encoding ABC transporter permease has protein sequence MLAFLIRRILQTVPTVLAVVLVIFVLFSVVPGSIVSSMNDDGRGPTDPQVVERMKKQLGLDDPVYVRFGAYIAKLATGDLGTSFRTREPVTTMLAKRMWPTLQLIFAAMTFSIVIGVPLGFIAALRPGSIVDTISMVLAVSGLSMAKFWLGLLLMYLFALKLGWLPSFGYGDGGLKYLILPAVTLGVSPMALLARTTRAAVLEIMTADFVRTARSKGMSETRVVKWHVMRNALVIILTTIGLQFGALMGQAVVVEKLFSWPGIGSLLVDSVLQRDIPAVQGSIFVVVLFFLATNMLIDVLYGVIDPRIRYA, from the coding sequence ATGCTCGCCTTCCTGATCCGTCGAATCCTGCAAACCGTTCCGACCGTGCTGGCTGTGGTGCTGGTGATCTTTGTGCTGTTCAGCGTCGTTCCGGGCAGCATCGTATCGAGCATGAACGATGACGGCCGGGGTCCGACCGACCCGCAGGTCGTGGAGCGCATGAAAAAGCAGCTCGGACTCGACGATCCCGTCTACGTCCGCTTCGGCGCCTACATTGCCAAGCTCGCGACGGGGGATTTGGGGACGTCGTTCCGGACGCGCGAGCCGGTCACGACCATGCTCGCCAAACGGATGTGGCCGACGCTGCAATTGATATTCGCCGCCATGACGTTTTCGATTGTGATCGGCGTACCGCTCGGCTTCATCGCAGCGCTAAGACCGGGCAGCATCGTCGACACGATCTCGATGGTCTTGGCGGTGTCGGGCCTTTCGATGGCCAAGTTCTGGCTGGGGCTGCTGCTAATGTACCTGTTTGCGTTGAAACTCGGCTGGCTGCCGAGTTTTGGCTATGGCGATGGGGGGCTCAAATATCTGATCCTGCCTGCGGTGACACTCGGCGTCTCGCCTATGGCGCTGCTGGCACGGACGACGCGCGCCGCGGTTCTCGAGATCATGACCGCGGATTTCGTTCGGACGGCGCGCTCGAAGGGCATGAGCGAGACCCGAGTCGTGAAGTGGCATGTGATGCGCAATGCCCTCGTCATCATTCTCACGACGATCGGCCTGCAATTCGGCGCGTTGATGGGCCAGGCGGTCGTGGTCGAGAAATTGTTCTCCTGGCCGGGCATCGGTTCGCTGCTCGTCGACAGTGTGCTGCAGCGCGACATTCCTGCCGTCCAAGGCTCTATTTTCGTTGTGGTGCTGTTCTTTCTCGCGACCAATATGTTGATTGACGTGCTCTATGGCGTGATCGATCCCAGGATCAGATACGCATGA
- a CDS encoding PQQ-binding-like beta-propeller repeat protein: MIFHERYVVGCAALAAAALVAASPTRAQVPTQPQEAALNAEAAQNDWPTYHGTYKSYHYSGLDQINTGNVKNLEVAWMHFPERATRGIQSTPLALDGVLYYSGSYSRVYALDGATGKTIWAYAPELDEDLVSKQTHSPYNRGIAIGHGNLYVGTVDGRLIALDLKTGKPVWDTKLLDSKKMTVGFTGAPLVVKDKVIIGAQGGEWPHRGPIFGVEGKTGAKKWEFFTVAGTEEAMKTWGGDSWRTGGGGGWMPGTYDPETNSVWWGTANPAPLYDWAGADWKKSGPRPGENLYTTSVIALDPDTGKLKFYHQELPHDAWDFDSSVGEFVMIDRGGKKLVVHANKGGHIFVYDRSNAKIENVWQLVKNINFVKSIDPKTGELIGRRDLAEGKADPPLCPAVMGGISWNSGAYSPKNGLFYRIGQEWCMEITVEKTTPILEPMAQLHIGATFKPVAPPDGPARGHLSARDPVTGEKKWEINYKYPPLASVLATAGNLVFVPDAEGIVHAYNADTGEELWSRNNGIGHNAGIISYMAGGKQYIAVPAGWGTLVSDEFVALFGEPFKSMTKNTGALIVFALRQ, translated from the coding sequence ATGATTTTCCATGAACGATATGTCGTCGGCTGTGCCGCGCTGGCGGCGGCTGCCCTGGTCGCGGCCTCGCCAACGCGCGCTCAAGTGCCGACGCAGCCGCAAGAGGCGGCCCTGAATGCCGAGGCGGCCCAGAACGACTGGCCGACCTATCACGGCACCTACAAGTCCTACCATTACAGCGGCCTCGACCAGATCAATACCGGCAACGTCAAGAATCTCGAAGTCGCCTGGATGCATTTTCCCGAGCGCGCCACCCGCGGCATTCAGTCAACGCCGCTGGCCCTTGACGGCGTGCTGTACTATTCGGGCTCCTACAGCCGAGTCTACGCGCTGGACGGCGCGACGGGCAAGACAATCTGGGCCTATGCGCCGGAACTCGACGAGGACCTGGTCTCCAAGCAGACGCACTCGCCATACAACCGCGGCATCGCCATCGGACACGGCAATCTCTACGTCGGCACGGTCGATGGGCGGCTGATCGCGCTCGATCTGAAGACCGGCAAGCCGGTGTGGGATACGAAGCTGCTGGATTCCAAGAAGATGACCGTCGGCTTCACCGGCGCGCCGCTGGTGGTCAAGGACAAGGTGATCATCGGCGCCCAGGGCGGCGAATGGCCCCATCGCGGACCGATCTTCGGCGTCGAAGGCAAGACCGGAGCGAAGAAATGGGAGTTCTTCACGGTCGCCGGTACCGAGGAGGCCATGAAGACCTGGGGTGGTGACTCCTGGCGGACCGGCGGCGGCGGCGGCTGGATGCCCGGAACCTATGACCCGGAAACCAATTCGGTGTGGTGGGGCACCGCCAACCCGGCACCGCTCTATGACTGGGCGGGCGCGGACTGGAAGAAGAGCGGACCGCGGCCGGGAGAGAATCTCTATACGACGTCGGTCATCGCGCTCGATCCCGATACTGGCAAGCTCAAATTCTACCACCAGGAGCTGCCGCACGATGCCTGGGACTTCGACTCTTCCGTCGGCGAGTTCGTCATGATCGACCGGGGCGGCAAGAAGCTCGTCGTGCACGCCAACAAGGGCGGACACATCTTCGTCTATGATCGTTCCAACGCCAAGATCGAGAACGTCTGGCAGCTGGTAAAGAACATCAACTTCGTCAAGAGCATCGATCCGAAGACCGGCGAACTGATCGGTCGCCGCGACCTCGCGGAAGGCAAGGCGGACCCGCCATTGTGCCCGGCAGTCATGGGCGGCATCAGCTGGAACTCTGGCGCCTACAGCCCGAAGAACGGGCTCTTCTACCGGATCGGGCAGGAGTGGTGCATGGAGATAACCGTCGAGAAGACTACGCCGATCCTGGAGCCGATGGCCCAGCTCCACATCGGCGCCACGTTCAAGCCTGTGGCGCCTCCGGACGGGCCAGCCCGTGGTCATCTTAGCGCCCGCGACCCGGTCACCGGCGAAAAGAAGTGGGAGATCAACTACAAGTACCCGCCGCTCGCCAGCGTTCTCGCCACTGCGGGCAATCTGGTATTCGTGCCCGACGCCGAAGGCATCGTGCACGCCTACAATGCGGACACCGGCGAAGAGCTCTGGTCGCGCAACAACGGCATCGGGCATAATGCCGGTATCATCAGCTACATGGCCGGTGGCAAGCAGTACATCGCCGTACCGGCGGGCTGGGGAACCCTGGTAAGCGACGAATTTGTCGCGCTCTTTGGCGAGCCGTTCAAGAGCATGACGAAGAATACCGGTGCCCTGATTGTCTTCGCGCTCAGACAGTGA
- a CDS encoding J domain-containing protein, whose amino-acid sequence MKTLYDIVGALPDDDAEDLRVAFRKAVKANHPDLNPGNPEAAHTFRRIVRANAILSDQRQREAYDRLLEAARRQQRQKPKRSAFAAAIRRLGVDAMASAVAATVFIGGYLLLKPVERLPLASAAVTEISRYEPVQTVAGRSTELSSQERASPGDKLEDVGADLNPQDLKEPTKVASVSPAVTTGSASAARDVVPTTDSKPKDVKYYRERGSSAYRSGDLYIALANFDLAIQQDPACSDCYVDRGIVLHRMGDQKGAFSDVAEAKRIDALSRSKPVSDAGTR is encoded by the coding sequence ATGAAAACTCTTTACGATATTGTTGGCGCACTTCCGGACGACGACGCGGAAGATTTGCGAGTTGCATTTCGCAAGGCCGTTAAGGCGAACCATCCTGACCTCAATCCCGGTAATCCGGAAGCTGCACACACGTTTCGGCGGATCGTGCGTGCTAACGCCATTCTGAGCGATCAACGGCAACGAGAGGCCTATGATCGGCTGCTCGAGGCCGCGCGCCGGCAGCAGCGCCAGAAGCCAAAGCGCAGTGCCTTCGCCGCCGCCATCCGCAGGCTCGGCGTTGACGCGATGGCGAGTGCGGTTGCGGCGACAGTGTTTATCGGTGGCTACCTGCTACTTAAGCCTGTGGAAAGGCTGCCGCTCGCTTCCGCAGCGGTGACTGAGATATCCAGGTACGAACCAGTGCAAACAGTCGCCGGCAGATCGACCGAACTATCTTCACAGGAGCGAGCCAGCCCAGGCGACAAGCTTGAAGATGTCGGGGCGGACCTGAATCCGCAGGACCTCAAAGAGCCGACCAAGGTGGCCAGCGTTTCACCTGCGGTGACGACAGGCAGTGCTTCTGCTGCAAGAGATGTTGTCCCGACTACTGACTCGAAGCCCAAAGACGTCAAATATTATCGCGAACGAGGCAGCTCGGCATATCGTAGCGGGGATCTGTACATCGCTTTGGCCAATTTCGATCTGGCGATCCAGCAGGATCCCGCTTGTTCGGACTGCTATGTTGATCGCGGGATTGTCCTGCACCGTATGGGCGATCAGAAGGGTGCATTTTCCGATGTGGCCGAAGCCAAGCGCATTGATGCCTTGAGTAGAAGCAAGCCTGTTTCCGACGCCGGTACGCGCTAA
- a CDS encoding ABC transporter substrate-binding protein — protein MMFKKIAIVAGLGLALSATAEAQTPRKGGTIRMTAPYGSSFTSMDIHTTQRAQDEIVAKGLHRSLYIWDSAEGKPVPELAKEVIVSGGGLVHTFKLRDDAYFHHGRRMTADDVIWSFNRIMDGTKAYPGARFVRVIEGAAEVEKGQAKEISGLKKIDDFTLEMKLTEKVDPGFYFFTALTSVYPADEGAKEGFIQKPIGLGPFKFVEHVPGSRVVLERWDRFYKPGKPYADKLIVSIMGEAAARDVAFRNKEIDTSVLGPAQYVAYQADPNLKGTIAEVAEVFTRHMGMNPAFKPFADKRVRQAINHAIDTDLIISKLVKNKAYRATSWLPLTPTSPLYDKAMKPYAFDPAKAKQLLADAGYPTGFEFEWTTSQNESWGLPIVEAIIPMLDRVGIKVKVKQVETAVLAEAIKKGDFQAYVYSMATGPDPQAALKCFHSSTPQSACNYTAFKNADFDKMIDEAGQTDDSAKRVQLLQKANALLYDEAPVWFFNYNKAVMAVQPWLKGVQLNATELTHQNVEDLWVDETSPAK, from the coding sequence ATGATGTTCAAGAAGATTGCGATCGTGGCTGGTTTGGGACTGGCGCTCTCCGCCACGGCGGAAGCCCAGACACCGCGCAAGGGCGGAACCATTCGCATGACGGCGCCCTATGGCTCGAGTTTCACCAGCATGGACATTCATACGACACAGCGCGCCCAGGACGAGATAGTCGCCAAGGGCCTGCATCGGTCGCTCTACATTTGGGACTCCGCGGAGGGCAAACCGGTTCCGGAGCTTGCTAAGGAGGTCATCGTCTCCGGTGGAGGACTTGTTCATACCTTCAAGCTGCGCGACGACGCTTATTTCCACCACGGTCGCAGGATGACGGCTGACGACGTCATCTGGAGCTTCAATCGCATCATGGACGGCACCAAGGCCTATCCCGGCGCGCGTTTTGTCCGCGTGATCGAGGGCGCGGCCGAGGTCGAGAAGGGCCAGGCCAAGGAAATCTCGGGCTTAAAGAAGATCGACGACTTCACGCTCGAAATGAAGCTGACCGAGAAAGTCGATCCAGGTTTCTATTTCTTCACCGCGCTGACCTCGGTCTATCCCGCCGATGAGGGTGCCAAGGAAGGCTTCATCCAGAAACCGATCGGCCTTGGGCCATTCAAGTTTGTCGAGCACGTGCCGGGATCGCGCGTCGTCCTCGAGCGATGGGACCGGTTCTACAAGCCCGGCAAGCCGTATGCCGACAAGCTCATCGTCTCGATCATGGGCGAAGCCGCGGCGCGCGATGTCGCCTTCCGCAACAAGGAAATCGACACCTCGGTGCTCGGGCCGGCGCAGTATGTCGCCTATCAGGCCGACCCCAACCTCAAGGGTACTATCGCTGAAGTCGCCGAGGTCTTCACGCGTCACATGGGGATGAACCCGGCATTCAAGCCGTTCGCCGACAAGCGGGTCCGGCAGGCGATCAACCACGCGATCGATACCGACCTGATCATCAGCAAGCTGGTCAAGAACAAGGCCTATCGCGCCACGAGCTGGCTGCCTCTGACCCCGACCTCGCCGCTCTACGACAAGGCCATGAAGCCCTACGCCTTCGATCCCGCGAAAGCAAAGCAGTTGCTCGCCGACGCCGGCTATCCCACAGGCTTTGAATTCGAATGGACGACCAGTCAGAATGAAAGCTGGGGCCTGCCGATCGTCGAGGCCATTATCCCGATGCTGGACCGGGTAGGCATCAAGGTGAAGGTCAAGCAGGTCGAGACCGCGGTGCTGGCGGAGGCAATTAAGAAGGGCGACTTCCAGGCCTATGTCTATTCCATGGCGACAGGTCCGGATCCCCAGGCGGCGCTGAAGTGCTTCCATTCATCGACACCGCAATCGGCCTGCAACTACACGGCCTTCAAGAACGCGGACTTCGACAAGATGATCGATGAGGCCGGGCAGACCGACGATTCCGCCAAGCGCGTCCAGCTGCTGCAAAAAGCCAATGCCCTGCTCTATGACGAAGCGCCGGTCTGGTTCTTCAACTACAACAAGGCGGTCATGGCGGTGCAGCCGTGGCTCAAGGGTGTTCAGTTGAATGCGACGGAACTGACCCATCAAAACGTCGAAGACCTCTGGGTCGATGAAACCTCGCCCGCGAAGTGA
- a CDS encoding amidohydrolase, producing the protein MPIIDSQVHAYEANSPKRPWHTVPNWPDHVTGDEMVAAMDKVGVDGAIFISAFSLYRYDASYAVEVQRAHPGRLAIVKPVDPDDAGVADVVAEWKKTPGAVGIRIMLRKEAARAPDDPGLDRIARAAVRHDFPVNLLCWDNLDAGRVLIDRHPDTRFIIDHLGILQPRVPPAPPEPWADLPKVLDLARRPNAVIKVSGACTLSREPYPYPDIWDPLARVFDAWGFDRCLWGTDWTRAFAVVNYEQAVEPFLKTSRLSDTERAMLMGGACARAYGWWPKKG; encoded by the coding sequence ATGCCGATCATCGATTCACAGGTTCATGCCTATGAGGCGAACAGTCCGAAGCGGCCCTGGCACACCGTGCCGAACTGGCCCGATCACGTCACGGGTGACGAGATGGTGGCGGCGATGGACAAGGTTGGCGTCGACGGCGCGATCTTCATCTCGGCGTTTTCGTTGTACCGCTACGACGCCAGCTATGCCGTGGAAGTGCAGCGGGCGCATCCGGGCCGGCTCGCCATCGTCAAGCCGGTCGATCCTGATGATGCCGGTGTGGCCGACGTTGTCGCCGAATGGAAGAAGACGCCGGGTGCGGTCGGAATCCGCATCATGCTGAGGAAGGAGGCGGCGCGCGCGCCTGACGATCCCGGCCTCGACCGGATCGCGCGCGCGGCGGTTCGCCATGATTTTCCGGTCAACCTGCTGTGCTGGGACAATCTGGACGCGGGCAGGGTGCTGATCGATCGCCATCCAGACACGCGCTTCATCATCGACCATCTCGGCATCCTGCAGCCACGCGTGCCGCCGGCGCCGCCTGAGCCGTGGGCCGACCTTCCGAAGGTGCTGGACCTCGCCAGGCGGCCGAACGCCGTGATCAAGGTCAGCGGTGCCTGCACGCTGTCGCGCGAGCCGTATCCTTATCCCGATATCTGGGACCCGCTGGCCCGCGTGTTCGATGCCTGGGGTTTCGATCGCTGCCTGTGGGGCACGGACTGGACGCGCGCGTTCGCCGTCGTCAATTACGAGCAGGCCGTCGAGCCTTTCCTCAAGACGAGCCGCTTGAGCGACACCGAGCGGGCGATGCTGATGGGCGGCGCCTGCGCCAGGGCCTATGGCTGGTGGCCGAAGAAGGGTTAG